The Labrys wisconsinensis nucleotide sequence CACGCCATCCAGTACCTCCTCGGCGGCTATCGTTACTTCTTCTACGACTACATGGATGCTCACGGCCTCAGCCGATACCTGCCGTTCTTCGTCTATGTCCGCGGCCGGATCGATCTGGCGGCCTATGTCGGCAGCCCGATGGAGGTCTACGAGCAGGAGCACGGCAAGTTCTGGGTGTCCTCGCTCAGCTTCGACAACATGACGACGAAGCGATCGGCCGCGTCCGCGGCCGAGCATCTGCGGGCGGCGGGGCGCACCGGAGGCCGGATCGGCGTCGAGGTCGGGTTCCTGCCGGTCGACGCCTACCGCGTTCTCGAGGCGGCGCTGCCCGACGCCGCCATCGTCGACGCGACCTTCACGCTCGAGCTGCTGCGGGCGATCAAGTCGCCGCGTGAGCTGGGGATACTGCGCGCCGCCTCGGAAAAGGTGATCGATTCCATCCTGGCGGTCTTCGCCGGCCATGGACCGGGCGTCACCAAGCGCGCGCTCGTCGACGCGCTGCGGCGGGAGGAACAGGCCCGGGGCCTGACGTTCGAATATGCCCTCGTCACCATGGGCCGGAGCTTCAACCGCGCCCCGTCGGACCAGGTCTGGCAGAAGGGCGACGTGCTGGCGCTCGACTCCGGCGGGAACGAGCGCGGCTATATCGGCGATCTCTGCCGCATGGGCGTGCTGGGCGAGCCCGACCGGGAG carries:
- a CDS encoding M24 family metallopeptidase — translated: MDITSENELGRPPFDATRLDRLMEEADLDVLLVTSKHAIQYLLGGYRYFFYDYMDAHGLSRYLPFFVYVRGRIDLAAYVGSPMEVYEQEHGKFWVSSLSFDNMTTKRSAASAAEHLRAAGRTGGRIGVEVGFLPVDAYRVLEAALPDAAIVDATFTLELLRAIKSPRELGILRAASEKVIDSILAVFAGHGPGVTKRALVDALRREEQARGLTFEYALVTMGRSFNRAPSDQVWQKGDVLALDSGGNERGYIGDLCRMGVLGEPDRELEDLLGEVEAIQQAARRPIRPGALGREIYVEPEALVARSAHREALSFVAHGMGIVSHEAPWLTDRCSVPYPAYHAGRPLEAGMVISIETTLLHPRRGFIKLEDTVAVTAEAWEAYGDHGRGWNRGLA